The following coding sequences are from one Chaetodon trifascialis isolate fChaTrf1 chromosome 24, fChaTrf1.hap1, whole genome shotgun sequence window:
- the LOC139327689 gene encoding uncharacterized protein: MEADSWSERRTVVVSGVPDVLPVSRMIDKLTIHFQTRRRSHGGDVEGVRYPTNMDGVAFVTFDEAGDAERVVQKEQHIMADDEFPEDYVLTVFPFTRDVFLYVSSATVDLSVFGRDQASLVQSLRSGHRSLRFQPLLQQRKATIEGPFAAVQALREDLIRRASQLKSVSAQTAAVQLKETPLNTRVRSHHECVSSVSCSGSKAELEPVSSSSLSTPLHTTGEAKVQTLLSNAKTQKTYSRQNISCGSLAGGSFWSTDSDEEEQRSQSRLQMPTEYRTEGAKANPRQVFRGEINARIRSPLSGLGLFPAEEISVKQAREDDISQKHTRPDLVSTAKITGDNHLGSQYRSTDYLKESDQSSAAVTAELPRTRLKDVSQSPESDAQDTEELPAVCQEDPAEDTSIFVDSYTLRYIERFDKKELDRCLRGVDASVECVEGVDLMQILLTEKQTSKSATRIHQALMKLSTLVDLWQSSLRVHQLYYDEEEQVEKQKLIQICEDMSFLFDDVLYIVEDSCVKVIGPSVSSHLFCKRVDNRIAKLKDKSLRV; encoded by the exons ATGGAGGCCGACTCCTGGAGTGAGAGGAGGACCGTGGTTGTGTCCGGTGTGCCCGACGTGCTGCCCGTCAGCAGGATGATTGACAAGCTGACTATTCATTTCCAAACCCGCAGGAGGAGCCATGGCGGAGACGTCGAGGGGGTCAGATATCCCACCAACATGGACGGAGTTGCGTTCGTCACTTTTGACGAAGCTGGAG ATGCAGAGAGGGTGGTGCAAAAAGAGCAACACATCATGGCAGACGACGAGTTTCCTGAAGACTATGTTCTCACTGTGTTCCCCTTCACCAGAGAT GTGTTCCTCTATGTTTCCAGCGCCACGGTCGATCTCTCCGTATTCGGCAGAGATCAAGCCTCGCTCGTTCAGAGCCTGCGGTCAGGTCACAGGTCGCTACGTTTCCAGCCTTTGCTCCAGCAGAGGAAAGCTACAATTGAGGGGCCCTTCGCTGCCGTCCAGGCCCTGAGAGAGGACCTCATCCGCAGGGCCAGCCAGCTTAAATCAGTCTCAGCCCAAACTGCTGCCGTTCAACTAAAAGAAACTCCTCTTAATACCAGGGTAAGATCTCATCACGAGTGTGTCAGCTCTGTAAGCTGCAGCGGTTCCAAAGCTGAGCTGGAGCCTGTGAGCTCAAGCAGCTTATCAACACCGCTGCACACCACAGGTGAGGCCAAAGTCCAGACCCTGCTCTCAAATGCAAAAACTCAAAAGACTTACTCGAGGCAAAACATTTCCTGTGGGAGTCTGGCTGGAGGGAGCTTTTGGAGcacagacagtgatgaagaggagcagaggtctCAGTCTAGGCTCCAGATGCCCACAGAATATAGAACTGAGGGAGCAAAGGCCAACCCCAGACAAGTGTTCAGAGGGGAGATCAATGCAAGGATTAGATCTCCCTTATCTGGCCTCGGCCTGTTCCCTGCAGAGGAAATATCAGTAAAACAGGCACGAGAAGATGATATTTCCCAAAAACACACCAGACCAGACTTAGTCTCAACAGCCAAGATCACAGGAGACAATCATTTGGGCTCCCAGTACAGAAGCACTGACTATCTGAAGGAATCAGATCAGAGCAGCGCAGCCGTCACTGCTGAGCTCCCCCGGACCAGACTCAAAGATGTCTCACAGTCGCCTGAGAGCGATGCTCAGGATACAGAAGAGCTGCCTGCAGTCTGTCAAGAGGATCCTGCTGAGGATACGAGCATATTTGTCGACTCATACACATTAAGATACATCGAAAGATTTGACAAGAAGGAGTTGGACAGGTGCCTGAGAGGTGTCGATGCGTCCGTCGAGTGCGTTGAAGGAGTCGACCTCATGCAGATATTGTTGACTGAGAAGCAAACCTCCAAGTCAGCCACAAGGATCCATCAGGCCTTGATGAAACTCAGCACTCTGGTGGACCTTTGGCAGTCCTCCTTAAGAGTTCATCAGCTCTACTATGACGAGGAGGAGCAGGTTGAGAAACAGAAACTGATTCAGATCTGCGAAGATATGAGTTTCCTGTTTGATGACGTTCTGTACATAGTCGAGGATTCTTGCGTAAAGGTCATCGGCCCCTCTGTGTCCAGTCACCTGTTCTGTAAGAGAGTGGACAATAGAATTGCTAAACTCAAAGACAAATCCCTGAGAGTATAG